The Primulina huaijiensis isolate GDHJ02 chromosome 12, ASM1229523v2, whole genome shotgun sequence genome has a window encoding:
- the LOC140990644 gene encoding membrane-associated kinase regulator 5-like — MEALGILKFWRNAIADDEDDSFFDLVFEPPAGSGGGGGGEVGLKKEFQFIESPSDVLRSKNDFIISKPLSPAVTLLRSTPKFKVFMLGFRKSSRSQKPESNNAGLEASPWNQLSESTKVERSNRFSAKCGRVEEVSVASALSRDHSLRSRIVKEISESDALSGDVSREKSVPMYLRLMRPFHVKVSKKAKVTDSVTPFSSPVTAPVNLSPRKISDGYRARSNLKIVARNLGKSRSAPAPEAGIEVATSSYRRRDDSLLEQHDGILGAILHCKRSYTSSSKEFSQLMESAMDPSRDELGRSSL; from the exons ATGGAAGCTCTCGGCATTCTCAAATTCTGGCGAAATGCCATCGCCGATGATGAAGATGATTCCTTCTTCGATTTGGTTTTCGAACCGCCTGCTGGTAGCGGAGGAGGCGGCGGGGGAGAGGTAGGTTTGAAGAAGGAGTTTCAGTTCATAGAATCCCCGAGTGATGTTTTGCGGAGTAAAAATGATTTCATCATTTCGAAGCCTTTGTCTCCGGCGGTTACTCTACTCAGATCGACTCCTAAGTTCAAAGTCTTCATGTTAGGATTCAGAAAATCGTCGAGAAGCCAGAAACCGGAGTCTAATAATGCAGGGCTGGAGGCGAGCCCGTGGAATCAGCTCTCAGAATCAACGAAAGTCGAACGGAGCAATCGTTTCTCCGCAAAATGCGGCAGGGTGGAGGAAGTGTCTGTCGCGTCGGCTTTATCTAGAGACCACAGTTTGAGAAGCAGAATCGTGAAAGAAATATCCGAATCCGACGCTCTTTCAGGAGACGTGTCGCGGGAGAAATCGGTCCCGATGTATCTGAGACTTATGAGACCTTTCCACGTGAAGGTTTCGAAGAAGGCGAAGGTAACGGATTCCGTGACTCCGTTCTCTTCTCCGGTAACCGCGCCGGTGAACCTGTCTCCTCGGAAGATCTCCGACGGTTACAGAGCGAGGAGTAATCTGAAGATCGTGGCTAGAAATCTAGGTAAGAGCCGGTCAGCACCGGCGCCAGAAGCGGGGATCGAGGTAGCAACGTCATCTTACCGCCGGAGAGACGACTCATTGCTGGAACAGCACGATGGAATCCTCGGCGCTATTCTCCATTGCAAGAGATCTTACACTTCTTCATCCAAAG AATTTTCTCAATTAATGGAATCTGCGATGGATCCATCTCGGGATGAATTGGGGAGAAGCTCATTATGA